The following coding sequences lie in one Novipirellula aureliae genomic window:
- a CDS encoding RNA polymerase sigma factor has product MDTGIPDEQLMQLVAQGDLKAFELLVLRHQKTAWRTAYRLVSDHQAAEDLTQDAFVKIFEAADRYRPIAAFGTYLYRVVVRVCLDYLRKHRPEPTEYLGTDLGPAERSLSPDQQAVIAEQEQRVRVALHRLPAKQRTAVVLRYYEGLRGREIADAMAISVKAVERLLARGRKSLETLLTDIFEN; this is encoded by the coding sequence ATGGACACCGGCATCCCGGATGAACAGTTGATGCAGTTGGTCGCCCAAGGAGATTTGAAGGCCTTTGAACTTCTTGTACTGCGGCATCAGAAAACCGCTTGGCGAACTGCCTACCGTCTCGTATCCGACCACCAAGCAGCCGAGGACCTTACGCAGGATGCCTTTGTGAAAATATTCGAGGCAGCAGACCGGTATCGCCCGATTGCTGCTTTTGGCACCTATCTTTATCGCGTCGTGGTTCGGGTCTGCCTCGACTATCTCCGCAAACACCGCCCGGAACCTACGGAGTACCTCGGCACCGACTTGGGGCCAGCCGAGCGATCCCTCTCACCCGATCAGCAAGCGGTCATTGCGGAACAGGAGCAGCGTGTACGAGTTGCCCTCCATCGCCTTCCGGCGAAACAGCGAACCGCTGTCGTTTTGCGATACTACGAGGGGCTCCGTGGTCGCGAGATTGCGGACGCGATGGCGATCAGTGTGAAGGCGGTCGAGCGGCTTCTCGCCCGCGGTCGAAAATCTCTCGAAACGCTACTGACGGATATTTTCGAGAATTAA
- a CDS encoding ABC transporter permease, with protein sequence MRMLRIAGEGVNSLAANKVRTFLMMAGTIVGIAALTVIMSIGKGTEKKIMKQVDNFGPTAMMVIAGGGRALPPPDTSVTTLTLADAEAIREQVDGVRTVAPQAWQFDVNLKYQANQIQSVVWGVEPNWHSAWAWDVAQGDGITDQDVATMSRVCVIGDSVGRDLFAGTDPVGKSLYINKVSLTVKGVLERRGTAGGGGGDFDNRIVIPITTAMRRVMNVDHIGAIRVVSEDASLMAQQAEQIEQIIRSRHHITPAVEDDFRIVTPTIIAELARGTSRTFSILLIALAALSLLVGGIVLMNIMLISVAERTNEIGLRRALGATRSDVFVQFLTESLSVTFLGMLLGSLLGAAVAIGIAKLTPLPAMVTWQPFALSIAFALLVGTVSGVQPAWRAARLSPVEALR encoded by the coding sequence ATGAGGATGCTACGGATTGCAGGCGAAGGCGTCAACTCGCTAGCCGCGAACAAGGTACGAACGTTTCTCATGATGGCTGGCACGATTGTCGGGATCGCCGCCTTGACCGTCATCATGTCGATCGGCAAAGGCACCGAGAAGAAGATCATGAAACAGGTGGACAATTTCGGCCCGACCGCGATGATGGTCATCGCCGGTGGAGGAAGAGCTCTGCCCCCGCCGGACACGAGCGTGACGACGCTCACTTTGGCCGATGCCGAAGCAATCCGCGAACAGGTTGACGGAGTAAGAACAGTCGCTCCACAAGCTTGGCAGTTCGACGTGAATTTGAAGTACCAGGCGAACCAAATTCAATCGGTCGTCTGGGGTGTCGAACCAAATTGGCACAGCGCGTGGGCTTGGGATGTCGCTCAGGGGGATGGGATCACCGACCAGGATGTGGCAACCATGAGCCGCGTCTGTGTCATCGGTGATTCGGTTGGACGCGATCTTTTTGCTGGCACAGACCCGGTGGGAAAAAGTCTCTATATCAACAAGGTTAGTCTCACCGTCAAAGGGGTGTTGGAGCGTCGCGGTACCGCGGGGGGCGGAGGAGGCGATTTCGACAATCGCATCGTGATCCCGATCACAACCGCGATGCGACGTGTGATGAATGTGGACCATATCGGTGCCATCCGCGTTGTCAGTGAGGATGCGTCTCTGATGGCACAGCAGGCCGAACAGATCGAGCAAATTATCCGCAGTCGACACCACATTACCCCTGCCGTGGAAGACGACTTTCGCATCGTCACGCCAACGATTATTGCCGAACTTGCCCGTGGCACCTCACGCACCTTTTCGATACTGCTGATTGCGTTGGCGGCTTTAAGCTTACTGGTCGGCGGAATTGTATTGATGAATATTATGCTCATCTCCGTCGCTGAACGCACTAACGAAATCGGGTTGCGACGGGCACTGGGAGCAACGCGAAGCGATGTGTTTGTGCAATTTCTTACCGAATCCCTCAGCGTAACCTTTCTGGGAATGCTGTTGGGCAGTTTGCTCGGCGCAGCGGTTGCAATCGGCATCGCAAAGCTGACTCCGCTGCCTGCGATGGTAACCTGGCAACCTTTTGCTTTGTCAATTGCATTTGCACTCTTGGTGGGGACGGTTTCTGGCGTCCAGCCGGCTTGGCGTGCTGCGCGGCTAAGCCCCGTGGAAGCGCTGCGATGA
- a CDS encoding ABC transporter ATP-binding protein has product MIELQNIEKTYQTGNVTTPVLKGISFRVEPGEYVAIMGSSGTGKSTLMNILGCLDKPTEGHYRLDDVDMVDLDDDELAHWRNHKIGFVFQQFHLLQRTTALKNVLLPLLYTDDYPEDPEELGENALSMVGLADRVEYRPRQLSGGQQQRVAIARALITTPSIILADEPTGNLDSRSGAEVLAIFQRLHQEGRTIVMITHDRDVAEHADRVIVLVDGQIAEDELIRQPRDAEAELASLPAAAEIGS; this is encoded by the coding sequence ATGATTGAATTACAGAACATCGAAAAAACGTATCAGACGGGGAACGTAACCACTCCCGTACTCAAAGGGATCTCGTTCAGGGTCGAACCTGGCGAATACGTTGCGATCATGGGCTCGTCCGGTACAGGAAAGTCGACGCTCATGAATATCCTCGGCTGCCTCGACAAACCGACCGAGGGACACTACCGACTTGACGACGTCGATATGGTTGACCTGGATGATGACGAACTGGCGCATTGGAGAAATCACAAGATCGGGTTTGTTTTTCAGCAGTTCCATCTGCTACAGCGAACCACCGCACTTAAGAATGTACTCCTGCCCCTGCTCTACACCGACGACTATCCAGAGGATCCCGAAGAACTCGGCGAAAACGCACTTAGCATGGTCGGTCTTGCCGACCGCGTGGAATACCGGCCCCGCCAACTCTCAGGGGGCCAGCAACAACGGGTCGCGATTGCAAGAGCGTTGATCACAACTCCTTCGATCATCTTGGCCGACGAACCGACAGGCAATCTGGACAGCCGCAGCGGTGCAGAGGTATTGGCGATTTTTCAACGCTTACATCAAGAGGGCAGGACGATCGTGATGATCACTCACGATCGTGACGTGGCCGAGCACGCCGATCGCGTTATCGTCTTGGTGGATGGCCAGATCGCAGAAGACGAACTCATTCGTCAACCCAGGGATGCGGAGGCGGAATTGGCCTCGCTGCCCGCAGCAGCGGAGATCGGGTCATGA
- a CDS encoding transposase has product MSHRSYTYAASAGKFLDAWCTRAMRSKIEPMKDLAKTLRKKRDLLLNWFRADGALSSGVVSSG; this is encoded by the coding sequence GTGAGCCACCGGAGTTATACGTATGCTGCTTCGGCGGGAAAATTTCTTGATGCTTGGTGTACTCGAGCGATGCGAAGCAAAATCGAGCCAATGAAAGATCTTGCCAAGACGCTTCGTAAGAAACGAGACTTGCTTTTGAACTGGTTTCGAGCCGATGGGGCCTTGTCATCAGGCGTAGTGTCATCAGGCTAG
- a CDS encoding Spy/CpxP family protein refolding chaperone, producing MKRYLIVVSAALNVAFIGMWMTQATARHTRSADAGEKVAHTVWCPLHRQLKVTEEQWVQIEPPLREFQAAVEALREQTGELRSKVIALIATEDPDVEMIHTMQDQILETKRQIQHLVLDHLLAEKKILTTAQQQHLFDMLRNRTQHADGPPMTAQSQGGLAPVLQNPNGPMK from the coding sequence GTGAAACGCTATTTGATTGTCGTATCCGCCGCACTGAATGTGGCATTCATCGGCATGTGGATGACTCAAGCGACGGCGCGTCACACACGCTCAGCCGATGCGGGAGAAAAGGTCGCCCATACGGTTTGGTGCCCGCTTCATCGGCAGTTAAAGGTGACCGAAGAACAATGGGTGCAGATTGAGCCCCCGCTGCGAGAGTTCCAGGCCGCCGTTGAGGCATTGCGAGAACAGACCGGCGAATTGCGGTCGAAAGTAATCGCTTTGATCGCTACCGAAGATCCCGATGTTGAGATGATCCACACAATGCAGGATCAAATCCTGGAGACGAAACGGCAAATTCAGCATCTCGTACTCGATCACCTTTTGGCAGAAAAAAAGATACTCACCACTGCGCAACAACAGCACCTATTCGACATGCTTCGCAACCGAACCCAACACGCTGATGGTCCACCGATGACCGCGCAGTCGCAAGGTGGCCTAGCTCCAGTACTGCAGAATCCGAACGGACCCATGAAATGA
- a CDS encoding D-2-hydroxyacid dehydrogenase yields the protein MRIVLCYPVLDHHIKQIQAAAPDAEIVAAEQSEIDELLPTADIFIGHAKVPVDWDRVLKAGRLRWIQSSAAGLDHCLVPGVIDSDIPVSSASGLFAPQVAEQTFALLFGLLRKLPQFFRAEAARDFTRLPTDDLRGKTVGIVGMGGNGRMIAKMLAPWDIRLIATDYYPVDKPAELDELWESDRLDQLLSESEIVILTLPLNNNTLGLFDDDRFAKMPDRSYLINVARGSVVKEAALVRALQSGKLAGAGLDVTEVEPLAATSPLWDNPNVIITPHVGAQSFSRVDDSTHLACVNLRRFLAGEKPYNLVDKRLGFPHPSVVYQGMGETTRSDRDDQ from the coding sequence ATGCGAATTGTTCTTTGCTATCCGGTCTTAGACCATCATATTAAACAAATCCAAGCTGCCGCACCTGATGCCGAGATTGTGGCTGCGGAGCAGAGTGAAATTGACGAACTTTTGCCGACCGCCGATATCTTTATCGGCCACGCGAAAGTACCGGTCGATTGGGATCGCGTTCTGAAGGCAGGCCGATTGCGGTGGATCCAATCATCGGCCGCAGGACTCGATCACTGTTTGGTCCCCGGGGTGATTGACTCGGATATTCCGGTTAGCAGCGCGTCGGGCTTATTTGCTCCGCAGGTGGCCGAACAAACGTTTGCACTATTGTTTGGGTTGCTTCGCAAGTTGCCTCAATTCTTTCGAGCCGAGGCGGCACGAGATTTCACCCGTTTGCCGACGGATGATTTACGAGGCAAGACGGTTGGAATCGTCGGTATGGGCGGTAATGGGCGAATGATTGCCAAAATGCTAGCGCCTTGGGACATCCGCTTGATCGCCACGGACTACTACCCTGTCGATAAACCAGCGGAACTGGACGAATTGTGGGAATCCGACCGGCTCGATCAACTGCTGTCCGAGAGCGAGATCGTGATTTTGACGTTGCCGCTCAACAACAACACACTCGGTTTGTTCGACGACGACCGATTTGCGAAGATGCCAGACCGATCCTACTTGATCAACGTAGCACGCGGCAGTGTGGTTAAAGAAGCTGCACTGGTCAGAGCACTGCAGAGTGGGAAACTTGCGGGGGCGGGGTTGGATGTCACGGAAGTCGAACCGTTAGCCGCGACGAGTCCTCTGTGGGACAACCCGAACGTGATCATCACGCCGCACGTCGGTGCCCAGTCATTCTCACGAGTGGATGATTCGACTCATTTGGCTTGCGTGAATTTAAGACGTTTTCTGGCGGGAGAAAAACCGTACAATTTGGTCGATAAACGTCTAGGGTTTCCCCACCCCTCGGTTGTCTATCAAGGAATGGGCGAAACGACACGATCGGATCGAGACGATCAGTAA
- a CDS encoding ferritin gives MNKEIEAAFNDHLNAELHSSYLYLSMSNYFAAQSLSGMENWMRLQADEERAHGMKFIDFINERNGRVILQQIDTPKVEWKNALEAFQDSYDHECLISSKIDKLVDLATKHSDHAATAFLQWFVNEQVEEEAAAQAIVDKLRMIGDQPMGLFMIDAQLAGRKPEEDSNE, from the coding sequence GTGAATAAAGAAATTGAAGCTGCGTTTAACGACCATTTGAACGCGGAATTGCACTCGTCGTACCTGTATCTGTCGATGAGCAACTATTTCGCGGCACAAAGCCTATCTGGAATGGAAAACTGGATGCGGTTGCAAGCCGACGAAGAACGTGCCCATGGAATGAAGTTCATCGACTTTATCAATGAACGCAACGGCCGGGTCATCCTGCAACAGATCGACACGCCTAAAGTCGAATGGAAAAACGCCCTCGAAGCTTTCCAAGATTCCTACGACCACGAATGTCTGATCAGTAGTAAAATCGACAAGTTGGTCGACTTGGCCACGAAACATAGCGATCATGCAGCGACAGCATTTTTACAGTGGTTCGTGAACGAACAGGTCGAAGAAGAAGCAGCCGCTCAGGCGATTGTCGATAAATTGAGGATGATTGGCGATCAACCGATGGGGCTGTTCATGATCGACGCCCAACTCGCTGGACGTAAGCCGGAAGAAGACTCGAACGAGTAA
- a CDS encoding ABC transporter permease → MKWSKSVALSVEILAAHPLRTMLSTLGIIVGVSAVILMVSAGKGAEERILGRIRQMGTNLITVSAGQTKIIAGRQRQMSTVTTLKVEDAVAIQADCPAVALASPAITKKFATRWESENANTTVLGITPQGFPIRNIGIASGRVFDQNECRGRRRVAVLGPTVVENLFLGADPIGLTFRVGRVPFEVIGVTEPKGIDGNGLDQDDVVIIPLDTAMRRVMNVDFVQTIYVQGNSSGELAQAENEIRERLRQRHRLDDKPDDFTIQNQAVLLETERETAQAMTLLIGSVSGISLMVGGVGILAVMLISVRERTPEIGLRRAVGARRCDIRNQFLLESGMLAGLGGLMGVAMGVGGARIIGSLGYVDMVVSWPAAAIGVVFSVSLGVAFGLYPAVRAASLEPIDALRAE, encoded by the coding sequence ATGAAATGGTCCAAGAGCGTTGCCCTGTCCGTTGAAATCTTGGCGGCACACCCGCTCCGAACGATGCTCAGCACGCTGGGCATCATCGTGGGGGTCTCCGCAGTGATTCTGATGGTCTCGGCGGGTAAAGGCGCTGAAGAACGCATCCTGGGCCGGATCCGCCAAATGGGGACGAATTTGATTACTGTCAGTGCTGGCCAGACAAAAATCATTGCTGGCCGACAGCGGCAAATGAGCACCGTTACCACTTTGAAGGTCGAGGACGCTGTCGCAATTCAAGCCGATTGTCCGGCCGTTGCTTTGGCGTCGCCTGCAATAACCAAGAAATTTGCCACCCGCTGGGAATCCGAAAACGCCAACACCACCGTCCTTGGGATCACGCCACAAGGGTTTCCGATCCGCAATATCGGCATCGCATCGGGGCGTGTTTTTGACCAGAACGAATGCCGTGGTCGACGCCGAGTTGCCGTGCTTGGTCCCACGGTGGTCGAGAACCTCTTTCTAGGGGCTGATCCGATTGGGCTTACGTTTCGGGTCGGGCGAGTCCCCTTCGAGGTTATTGGTGTTACCGAACCCAAAGGGATCGATGGCAACGGACTCGATCAGGATGATGTGGTAATCATCCCGTTGGATACCGCGATGCGGCGTGTGATGAATGTCGATTTTGTTCAGACGATCTACGTGCAGGGAAATTCGAGTGGTGAGCTTGCCCAAGCGGAAAATGAAATCCGTGAACGACTACGTCAGCGGCACCGATTGGATGATAAGCCAGACGATTTCACCATCCAGAATCAAGCGGTGCTGCTGGAAACCGAGCGTGAAACGGCGCAGGCGATGACGTTGTTGATCGGTAGCGTTTCGGGAATTTCGCTAATGGTCGGCGGCGTAGGAATCTTGGCTGTTATGCTCATTTCAGTGCGGGAGCGGACCCCAGAGATTGGACTTCGCCGAGCCGTCGGTGCTAGGCGGTGCGATATCCGCAACCAGTTTCTTCTGGAATCCGGGATGCTCGCTGGCCTGGGAGGACTGATGGGCGTGGCGATGGGGGTTGGCGGTGCCAGGATCATTGGCTCTCTAGGTTACGTGGATATGGTCGTCTCGTGGCCCGCAGCCGCCATCGGCGTCGTCTTCTCGGTCTCGCTAGGGGTTGCCTTCGGTCTTTATCCCGCCGTTCGCGCTGCCTCCCTCGAACCTATCGATGCACTGCGCGCGGAATGA
- a CDS encoding zf-HC2 domain-containing protein, translating into MRCRMVQRKLELLETQELSDSERDQVQSHLESCGPCRSVQERRQKLQKLLVSVPVPPVPDQYAAMVVARVKKRQAIAAAAQRRRSVPKQSIWTGFEYLTGTAAALAIGLLIGVLMGYDTWQNDRQQSVAIAARSTDPLAESGFQYLVESREDSLAQDYLRLLSDFER; encoded by the coding sequence ATGCGATGTCGTATGGTTCAACGCAAGCTGGAGCTCCTGGAAACGCAAGAGTTATCGGACTCGGAGCGTGATCAGGTCCAATCTCACCTGGAATCTTGCGGCCCCTGCCGTTCGGTTCAGGAGAGACGCCAGAAACTGCAAAAGCTACTTGTGTCGGTGCCCGTGCCCCCAGTGCCCGACCAATATGCTGCCATGGTCGTTGCTCGCGTTAAGAAACGACAGGCGATTGCCGCCGCTGCACAACGTAGACGATCGGTGCCGAAGCAGTCAATTTGGACTGGGTTCGAGTATTTAACGGGAACGGCTGCAGCATTGGCGATTGGGTTACTGATCGGGGTGTTGATGGGATACGACACTTGGCAGAACGACCGCCAGCAATCCGTTGCGATTGCGGCCAGATCAACCGACCCACTGGCCGAGTCGGGATTCCAGTACCTGGTGGAATCACGCGAGGATTCATTGGCACAAGACTACCTGCGACTTCTATCCGACTTTGAACGTTGA
- a CDS encoding efflux RND transporter periplasmic adaptor subunit, whose amino-acid sequence MTIDSPDITADELKSPPQKSIAGNVATRTVKSRRGQPHVTDASTGRALRKKRRKKKRRVVWWLFLFSMIGFSVGWWWYANRTTHSAETVVSTATVIRCDFSSSVLATGAVQPQVGAEVRVGARLSGKVERLYANIGDKVTKKQVIARLEQSDLEATVRQRQAELDLARAKLTSIETLLPTELEKAQLDLDECQATYTLNEKECQRQRQLHSRGAAADDELEEAEERFAVSRTHVATARKELELVETRFTEEIHQARPEISRAMSALEHAQVQLSYATITAPIDGVIASVSTEEGETVAAGMQAPTFVTIIDLQRLQVDAYVDEVDIGKVQVGQRSVFTVDAFPESEFEGRVSAIYPTAFIQDNVVNYDVVVDIETPFHGRLRPEMTASVTIYLEKRDNVLAIPAKAIKRERGRNVVYVSNHGQPEVRDVTIGWKDGQSVEIVAGLEEGQTVFLEPPLERQVDVGDKTTI is encoded by the coding sequence ATGACCATCGACTCCCCCGATATCACAGCAGACGAACTCAAGTCGCCACCCCAGAAGAGTATTGCAGGCAATGTGGCAACGCGAACGGTTAAGTCACGACGAGGGCAACCTCACGTGACTGACGCGTCTACCGGTCGAGCGTTACGCAAGAAGCGACGCAAGAAGAAGAGACGAGTTGTTTGGTGGCTGTTCCTTTTTTCGATGATTGGATTCAGTGTTGGATGGTGGTGGTATGCTAATCGCACGACACATTCGGCAGAAACCGTTGTCTCCACCGCAACCGTAATCCGCTGCGATTTCTCTTCGTCGGTGCTCGCGACGGGCGCCGTGCAACCACAGGTTGGCGCGGAGGTACGCGTGGGAGCTCGGCTTTCGGGAAAAGTGGAACGGTTGTATGCAAATATTGGCGACAAGGTAACTAAAAAACAGGTCATCGCTCGATTAGAACAGTCAGACCTGGAGGCGACAGTCCGGCAGCGGCAGGCGGAATTGGATCTCGCCCGCGCTAAGCTCACCTCCATCGAAACGCTGCTACCCACAGAATTGGAAAAAGCACAACTGGATTTGGATGAGTGTCAAGCTACTTACACACTCAATGAGAAAGAGTGTCAGCGTCAGCGTCAGCTCCATAGCCGAGGTGCTGCGGCGGACGATGAGTTGGAGGAGGCGGAGGAGCGTTTCGCCGTTTCAAGAACTCATGTTGCTACGGCTCGTAAAGAACTGGAGCTTGTCGAAACCCGCTTCACTGAAGAAATTCATCAGGCCCGACCCGAAATCTCGAGGGCGATGTCAGCTTTGGAACACGCACAGGTCCAACTTTCTTACGCAACAATCACCGCACCGATCGACGGTGTGATTGCATCGGTTTCCACCGAGGAAGGAGAAACCGTTGCCGCGGGGATGCAAGCGCCGACATTCGTGACGATCATTGATTTGCAGCGGCTTCAGGTCGATGCCTATGTCGATGAAGTGGACATCGGCAAGGTTCAGGTCGGTCAACGTAGCGTGTTCACCGTCGATGCTTTTCCAGAAAGCGAGTTTGAAGGTAGGGTCTCAGCGATCTATCCGACCGCATTCATCCAAGACAATGTCGTCAACTACGATGTGGTCGTCGATATCGAGACGCCTTTTCACGGACGACTGAGACCCGAGATGACTGCTAGTGTGACCATCTACCTCGAAAAACGAGACAATGTGTTGGCGATTCCAGCAAAGGCCATCAAGCGAGAACGAGGCCGAAACGTCGTCTACGTTTCCAACCACGGCCAACCCGAGGTTCGCGATGTCACGATTGGCTGGAAGGATGGCCAGTCGGTCGAGATCGTCGCGGGGCTGGAGGAAGGTCAAACGGTCTTTCTCGAACCACCCTTAGAACGCCAAGTTGACGTTGGTGACAAAACAACCATTTAG
- the sdhB gene encoding succinate dehydrogenase iron-sulfur subunit has protein sequence MIALDTKKRTEIKIRVRRQDGPGKKPYWELHTLPYEPELNVISILQKIAAQSKTSDGKKVTPVVWDCGCLEEVCGACTMVINGKVRQSCSALVDRLLEDNPDEIVLEPMRKFPVLRDLLVDRQRLFKALERVEAWVPVDSYYDMGPGERQSRDSQEQNYPLSQCMSCGCCLDACPQFLKIELEQKAGESDEDFQARKNAAYNESFVGPHAISQAMLFNNNPVGKALAGERLDALSGPGGIQICGNAQNCVAVCPKEIPLTTSIARAGRATTLHAIRSWFE, from the coding sequence ATGATTGCCCTCGACACGAAAAAACGCACTGAAATCAAGATCCGAGTCCGTCGGCAAGACGGGCCTGGCAAAAAGCCCTATTGGGAACTCCATACTTTGCCGTATGAGCCCGAGCTAAACGTGATCAGTATTTTGCAAAAAATTGCTGCCCAATCGAAGACCAGCGACGGCAAAAAAGTCACTCCCGTGGTCTGGGATTGTGGCTGCTTGGAAGAGGTTTGCGGTGCCTGCACGATGGTCATCAATGGTAAAGTACGGCAAAGCTGCAGTGCCTTGGTCGATCGTTTGCTCGAAGACAACCCCGACGAAATCGTCCTAGAGCCAATGCGAAAATTCCCTGTTTTGCGAGATTTACTTGTCGACCGTCAACGGTTGTTCAAGGCCCTCGAACGCGTCGAAGCTTGGGTCCCCGTCGACAGCTACTACGACATGGGGCCAGGCGAACGGCAATCCCGCGACTCCCAGGAACAAAACTACCCGCTCAGCCAATGCATGAGCTGTGGTTGCTGTTTGGATGCCTGTCCTCAATTCTTGAAGATCGAATTGGAACAGAAGGCTGGTGAAAGCGATGAGGATTTCCAAGCTCGCAAAAATGCGGCCTACAACGAATCCTTTGTTGGTCCTCATGCGATTTCGCAGGCGATGTTGTTCAACAACAATCCGGTTGGAAAAGCTTTAGCAGGCGAACGACTCGATGCGTTGAGCGGCCCTGGCGGCATTCAAATCTGTGGAAATGCTCAAAACTGCGTGGCCGTTTGCCCGAAAGAGATTCCGCTTACCACTTCCATTGCCCGCGCCGGTCGAGCGACCACGTTGCACGCGATTCGGAGCTGGTTCGAATAA